One part of the Streptococcus sp. oral taxon 431 genome encodes these proteins:
- the proB gene encoding glutamate 5-kinase: protein MKYKRIVFKVGTSSLTHKDGSLSRSKVKAITQQLAMLHEAGHELILVSSGAVAAGFGALGFKKRPTKIADKQASAAVGQGLLLEEYTTNLLLRQIVSAQILLTQDDFVDKRRYKNAHQALSVLLNRGAIPIINENDSVVIDELKVGDNDTLSAQVAAMVQADLLVLLTDVDGLYTGNPNSDPRAKRLERIETINREIIDMAGGAGSSNGTGGMLTKIKAATIATESGVPVYICSSLKADAMIEAAEKTKDGSYFVAQEKGLRTQKQWLAFYAKSQGAIWVDRGAAEALSQHGKSLLLSGVVDVESNFSYGDIVTVFDKETGKSLGKGRVQLGASGLKDVLRSQKAKGVLIHRDDWISITPEIQLLFTEF, encoded by the coding sequence ATGAAGTACAAGCGTATCGTATTTAAGGTAGGGACTTCATCCCTGACACATAAAGATGGAAGTTTATCTCGCAGTAAAGTAAAAGCTATTACACAACAGCTTGCAATGCTGCATGAAGCAGGTCATGAGCTGATTTTGGTGTCTTCTGGGGCTGTTGCAGCAGGTTTCGGAGCCTTAGGATTTAAAAAACGACCAACAAAGATTGCGGATAAGCAAGCTTCAGCAGCGGTTGGTCAAGGATTGCTTCTGGAAGAATATACAACAAATTTGCTCTTAAGACAGATTGTTTCAGCGCAAATCTTGCTAACTCAGGATGATTTTGTCGATAAGCGACGTTATAAAAATGCCCATCAAGCTTTATCTGTCCTTCTAAATCGTGGTGCAATTCCTATCATCAATGAGAATGATAGTGTCGTTATTGACGAACTTAAGGTAGGAGATAATGATACACTTAGTGCCCAGGTTGCAGCAATGGTGCAGGCAGATCTTTTGGTTCTCTTAACAGATGTAGATGGTCTTTATACTGGTAATCCTAACTCGGATCCAAGAGCTAAACGCTTGGAGCGAATCGAGACCATCAATCGTGAAATTATCGATATGGCTGGCGGAGCAGGTTCATCTAATGGAACTGGAGGTATGCTGACTAAGATCAAGGCAGCGACTATTGCGACAGAGTCAGGAGTACCTGTTTATATTTGTTCATCCTTGAAAGCTGATGCTATGATAGAGGCAGCAGAGAAGACCAAGGACGGTTCTTACTTTGTTGCACAGGAGAAGGGGCTCCGTACCCAGAAACAATGGCTAGCTTTTTATGCCAAAAGTCAGGGGGCTATTTGGGTTGATAGAGGGGCGGCAGAAGCCCTCTCTCAACATGGAAAGAGTCTCCTTTTATCAGGGGTTGTAGATGTTGAGAGCAATTTTTCTTATGGTGATATTGTAACAGTATTTGATAAGGAAACTGGAAAATCACTCGGAAAAGGTAGAGTGCAACTAGGTGCATCGGGGCTTAAAGATGTCCTTCGTTCTCAAAAAGCCAAGGGTGTCCTGATTCATCGTGATGACTGGATTTCCATTACTCCTGAAATCCAACTACTCTTTACAGAATTTTAG
- a CDS encoding DNA polymerase III subunit delta': protein MKQEQLRACQPLQFERFVHILEQGQLNHAYLFSGNFGSLEMALFLSKSLFCSEKTGIFPCEKCRNCKLIEQEEFPDVTIIKPLNQVIKTERIRELVGQFSQSGIENQRQVFIIEQAEKMHVNAANSLLKVIEEPQSEIYIFFLTDDEEQMLPTIRSRTQIFQFKKQVSTLMSQLEEAGLVKNKAKLLAQFSQSQAEADKLVHQAGFWTLVDESERLFSWLLAHKKESYLQVAKLTSLADDKEKQDQVLRILEVLAGQEVLNVSARNILQNLVQTRKMWRANVSFQNALEYLVLQKNLK, encoded by the coding sequence ATGAAGCAAGAGCAATTAAGAGCTTGTCAGCCTCTACAATTTGAACGGTTTGTTCATATCTTAGAGCAAGGGCAACTCAATCACGCTTATCTCTTTTCAGGTAATTTTGGAAGTTTAGAGATGGCCCTTTTTTTGTCTAAAAGTCTCTTTTGTAGTGAGAAAACTGGTATTTTTCCTTGTGAAAAATGTCGGAATTGTAAATTGATTGAGCAGGAAGAGTTTCCTGATGTGACCATAATTAAACCTCTGAATCAAGTTATTAAGACGGAACGTATTCGAGAATTAGTTGGTCAATTTTCCCAGTCTGGTATTGAAAATCAACGTCAGGTCTTTATTATCGAGCAAGCTGAAAAAATGCATGTGAATGCTGCAAATTCACTCTTGAAGGTTATTGAAGAGCCACAAAGTGAGATTTATATTTTCTTTTTGACCGATGATGAAGAACAGATGTTACCAACGATTCGAAGTCGAACACAGATTTTCCAATTTAAGAAGCAAGTCTCTACTTTAATGTCACAGCTTGAAGAGGCTGGTTTAGTAAAAAATAAAGCTAAGCTATTGGCTCAGTTTAGTCAATCACAGGCAGAGGCTGATAAGCTAGTGCATCAAGCAGGATTTTGGACACTAGTAGATGAAAGTGAACGCCTCTTTTCTTGGCTTTTAGCCCATAAAAAAGAATCCTATTTGCAGGTTGCGAAACTAACGAGTTTGGCTGATGATAAAGAAAAGCAAGATCAAGTGCTCAGAATTTTAGAGGTATTAGCTGGTCAGGAGGTTCTCAATGTTTCTGCGCGGAACATCTTGCAAAATCTCGTCCAAACTCGAAAAATGTGGCGGGCCAATGTTAGCTTTCAAAACGCTTTGGAATACCTGGTTTTACAAAAAAATTTAAAGTAA
- the proC gene encoding pyrroline-5-carboxylate reductase, whose translation MKIGFIGLGNMGSSLAKAVLQAKINYQILLANRSQAKVDAFIANYGGLASINDEIFAEADVIFLGVKPAQFSELLTQYQSILEKRESLLLISMAAGLTLEKLASLLPSHHRIIRIMPNTPVAIGQGVISYALSANCHPEDNELFCQLLVKAGQLVELSDALIDAATGLAGCGPAFVYLFIEALADAGVQTGLPREMALKMAAQTVVGAGQMVLESQQHPGVLKDQVCSPGGSTIAGVASLEEHAFRGTVMDAVNQAYKKTQELGK comes from the coding sequence ATGAAGATTGGATTTATCGGTTTGGGAAATATGGGTTCCAGCTTGGCTAAGGCTGTCTTGCAGGCAAAGATTAATTATCAGATTCTCCTTGCAAATCGTAGTCAAGCTAAGGTGGATGCTTTTATTGCCAATTATGGTGGTCTGGCTTCTATCAATGACGAAATCTTTGCAGAAGCAGATGTGATTTTTCTAGGAGTAAAGCCAGCACAGTTCTCAGAACTGCTTACTCAATATCAGTCAATCCTTGAGAAACGAGAAAGTCTTCTTTTGATTTCCATGGCAGCTGGTTTGACCTTGGAAAAACTCGCTAGTCTTCTTCCAAGTCACCATAGGATTATTCGCATCATGCCTAATACACCTGTTGCTATTGGGCAAGGAGTGATTAGTTATGCCTTGTCTGCAAATTGTCATCCAGAAGACAATGAACTTTTTTGTCAACTGTTAGTCAAGGCTGGTCAGTTAGTTGAATTAAGCGATGCTTTAATAGATGCGGCAACAGGGCTTGCAGGTTGTGGTCCTGCCTTTGTCTATCTATTTATCGAAGCTTTGGCAGATGCAGGAGTTCAAACAGGATTGCCACGAGAAATGGCTCTGAAAATGGCGGCTCAAACAGTAGTTGGTGCAGGTCAAATGGTCCTAGAAAGTCAACAACATCCTGGAGTCTTGAAAGACCAAGTTTGTAGCCCAGGTGGTTCGACCATTGCTGGTGTAGCAAGTCTAGAAGAGCATGCTTTTAGAGGAACCGTTATGGATGCTGTCAATCAAGCCTACAAAAAAACTCAAGAATTAGGCAAATAA
- the rsmI gene encoding 16S rRNA (cytidine(1402)-2'-O)-methyltransferase: MQIQKSFKGHTPYGKLYLVATPIGNLDDMTFRAIQTLKEVDWIAAEDTRNTGLLLKHFEISTKQISFHEHNAKEKIPDLIGLLKQGQNLAQVSDAGMPSISDPGHDLVKAAIEEDIAVVTVPGASAGISALIASGLAPQPHIFYGFLPRKSGQQKQFFEAKKAYPETQIFYESPHRVADTLENMLEVYGDRSVVLVRELTKIFEEYQRGTITELLESISETPLKGECLLIVEGASQEVEDKDEEDLFSEIQDRIHQGMKKNQAIKEVAKIYQWNKSQLYAAYHEWEDNQENN; this comes from the coding sequence ATGCAGATTCAAAAGAGTTTTAAGGGACATACTCCCTATGGTAAGCTTTATCTAGTCGCAACGCCAATTGGTAATCTAGATGATATGACTTTTCGCGCCATTCAGACCTTGAAAGAGGTCGACTGGATCGCGGCAGAAGATACTCGTAATACTGGACTTTTGCTCAAGCATTTTGAGATCTCAACCAAGCAAATTAGTTTTCACGAACATAACGCCAAGGAAAAAATTCCTGATTTGATTGGTTTGTTGAAGCAAGGTCAAAATCTTGCCCAAGTATCTGATGCAGGGATGCCTAGTATTTCTGACCCGGGGCATGATTTGGTCAAGGCTGCCATTGAAGAAGATATCGCAGTTGTCACAGTTCCAGGAGCTAGTGCAGGGATTTCTGCCTTGATTGCCAGTGGCTTAGCACCACAACCTCACATTTTTTATGGTTTCTTACCACGAAAATCGGGCCAGCAAAAGCAGTTTTTCGAAGCGAAAAAAGCTTATCCAGAGACCCAGATTTTCTATGAATCACCTCACCGTGTGGCGGATACGCTAGAAAATATGCTAGAAGTCTACGGTGATCGCTCGGTGGTTTTGGTCAGAGAATTGACTAAAATCTTTGAAGAATATCAGCGTGGAACTATTACTGAATTATTAGAAAGTATTTCTGAAACACCTCTTAAAGGCGAATGCCTTCTCATTGTGGAGGGTGCTAGTCAAGAAGTAGAAGATAAGGATGAAGAGGATTTATTTTCTGAGATACAGGACCGCATTCATCAAGGTATGAAGAAAAATCAGGCCATTAAGGAAGTTGCAAAGATTTACCAATGGAACAAAAGCCAGCTCTACGCTGCTTATCACGAATGGGAAGACAATCAAGAAAACAACTAG
- the tmk gene encoding dTMP kinase, with protein MSKGFLVSLEGPEGAGKTSVLEALIPVLENRGVEVLTTREPGGVLIGEKIREVILDPSHTEMDPKTELLLYIASRRQHLVEKVLPALTAGKLVIMDRFIDSSVAYQGFGRGLDIDAIDWLNQFATDGLKPDLTLYFDIEVEEGLARIAANSDREVNRLDMEGLDLHRKVRQGYLSLIEREGNRIEKIDASLPLDQVIENTQQLLFDRMGLRR; from the coding sequence ATGTCAAAAGGATTTTTAGTCTCTCTTGAGGGACCAGAGGGAGCAGGAAAAACAAGCGTTCTTGAAGCTCTAATCCCTGTATTAGAGAATAGGGGAGTAGAAGTTTTAACAACGCGCGAACCAGGTGGGGTCTTAATTGGAGAAAAAATTCGCGAAGTTATCCTAGATCCTAGTCATACTGAAATGGATCCTAAGACTGAGCTTCTCCTCTATATTGCTAGTCGTCGACAACACTTGGTGGAAAAGGTCTTACCAGCACTTACAGCTGGAAAACTGGTTATCATGGATCGCTTTATCGATAGTTCTGTTGCTTATCAGGGCTTTGGGCGTGGTTTAGATATCGATGCTATTGATTGGCTTAATCAGTTTGCAACAGATGGACTGAAACCTGATCTAACTCTTTATTTTGATATTGAGGTGGAAGAGGGACTGGCACGTATTGCTGCCAATAGTGATCGGGAAGTCAATCGTTTGGACATGGAAGGTCTGGATCTACACCGAAAAGTTCGTCAAGGTTACCTTTCTCTTATTGAAAGAGAAGGAAATCGCATCGAAAAAATCGATGCTAGCCTACCACTTGATCAAGTGATTGAAAATACGCAGCAGCTACTTTTTGACAGGATGGGATTAAGGAGATGA
- a CDS encoding AI-2E family transporter has translation MFRRNKLFFWTTEILLITLIFYLWREMGAIITPFVSVVNTIMIPFLLGGFLYYLTNPIVIFLEKECRINRIIGILLTLCVLFGTIVIAVVYLLPILINQLSSLINSSQDIYSRIQDLVIELSKYPTFQELDIQQTIQQLNLSYVDILQNILNSVTNSVGSVLSALVSTVLIIIMTPVFLIYFLLDGHKFLPMLERTILKRDKLNISGLITNLNETISRYISGVSIDAFIIGCLAFIGYSVIGLKYALVFAIFSGLANLIPYVGPSIGLIPMIISNLFTDPQKMIIAVIYMLIIQQVDGNILYPRIVGGVMKVHPITILVLLLLSSNIYGVVGMIVAVPTYSILKEISKFLVRLYEKHKEVQEVGEK, from the coding sequence ATGTTTCGGAGAAATAAATTATTCTTCTGGACCACTGAGATATTATTAATAACCCTTATTTTCTACTTATGGCGAGAAATGGGTGCTATTATTACACCGTTTGTAAGTGTCGTAAATACAATCATGATTCCCTTTTTACTAGGTGGATTTCTATACTACTTAACAAATCCAATCGTCATTTTTTTAGAGAAGGAATGTCGCATTAATCGAATCATTGGTATTTTGTTAACACTTTGTGTTCTCTTTGGAACCATAGTGATAGCTGTCGTCTATCTCTTGCCGATTTTAATTAATCAGTTGAGTAGCTTGATTAATTCTAGCCAAGATATCTATTCTCGAATCCAAGATTTAGTGATAGAATTATCGAAATATCCTACTTTCCAAGAGCTAGATATTCAACAAACAATCCAACAATTAAATCTTTCTTATGTCGATATTTTACAGAATATCTTGAATAGTGTGACAAATAGTGTGGGAAGTGTCCTTTCAGCTTTGGTAAGCACTGTTTTAATTATCATTATGACACCGGTTTTCTTGATTTATTTCCTTTTAGATGGTCATAAATTCTTACCGATGCTAGAAAGAACTATTTTAAAGCGAGACAAACTCAATATATCTGGTTTAATAACAAACTTGAATGAGACTATTTCCCGTTACATAAGTGGAGTATCAATCGATGCGTTCATTATCGGGTGTTTGGCTTTTATCGGTTATAGTGTGATTGGCTTAAAATATGCATTAGTTTTTGCTATTTTCTCAGGTTTAGCAAATTTGATTCCTTATGTTGGACCGAGTATTGGACTAATTCCGATGATTATTTCAAATCTGTTTACGGATCCTCAAAAGATGATTATAGCAGTTATCTATATGCTGATTATCCAACAAGTAGATGGGAATATCCTATACCCTCGTATTGTTGGTGGAGTCATGAAAGTTCATCCGATTACAATTCTCGTCCTATTATTGTTGTCAAGTAATATCTATGGTGTCGTAGGTATGATCGTTGCCGTTCCTACCTACTCAATTCTCAAAGAAATATCCAAATTCCTAGTCCGACTTTATGAAAAACATAAAGAAGTACAAGAAGTGGGAGAAAAATAA
- the tuf gene encoding elongation factor Tu, with product MAKEKYDRSKPHVNIGTIGHVDHGKTTLTAAITTVLARRLPSAVNQPKDYASIDAAPEERERGITINTAHVEYETEKRHYAHIDAPGHADYVKNMITGAAQMDGAILVVASTDGPMPQTREHILLSRQVGVKHLIVFMNKIDLVDDEELLELVEMEIRDLLSEYDFPGDDLPVIQGSALKALEGDSKYEDIIMELMNTVDEYIPEPERDTDKPLLLPVEDVFSITGRGTVASGRIDRGTVRVNDEIEIVGIKEETKKAVVTGVEMFRKQLDEGLAGDNVGVLLRGVQRDEIERGQVIAKPGSINPHTKFKGEVYILTKEEGGRHTPFFNNYRPQFYFRTTDVTGSIELPAGTEMVMPGDNVTIDVELIHPIAVEQGTTFSIREGGRTVGSGMVTEIEA from the coding sequence ATGGCAAAAGAAAAATACGATCGTAGTAAACCACACGTTAACATTGGTACTATCGGACACGTTGACCACGGTAAAACTACCCTAACTGCAGCTATCACAACTGTTTTGGCACGTCGCTTGCCTTCAGCAGTTAACCAACCTAAAGACTATGCGTCTATCGATGCTGCTCCAGAAGAACGCGAACGCGGTATCACAATCAACACTGCGCACGTTGAGTACGAAACTGAAAAACGTCACTACGCTCACATCGACGCTCCAGGACACGCGGACTACGTTAAAAACATGATCACTGGTGCCGCTCAAATGGACGGAGCTATCCTTGTAGTAGCTTCAACTGACGGACCAATGCCACAAACTCGTGAGCACATCCTTCTTTCACGTCAGGTTGGTGTTAAACACCTTATCGTCTTCATGAACAAGATCGACTTGGTTGACGACGAAGAATTGCTTGAATTGGTTGAAATGGAAATCCGTGACCTTCTTTCAGAATACGACTTCCCAGGTGACGATCTTCCAGTTATCCAAGGTTCAGCTCTTAAAGCTCTTGAAGGTGACTCTAAATACGAAGACATCATCATGGAATTGATGAACACTGTTGATGAGTACATTCCAGAACCAGAACGTGACACTGACAAACCATTGCTTCTTCCAGTCGAAGACGTATTCTCAATCACTGGACGTGGTACAGTTGCTTCAGGACGTATCGACCGTGGTACTGTTCGTGTCAACGACGAAATCGAAATCGTTGGTATCAAAGAAGAAACTAAAAAAGCTGTTGTTACTGGTGTTGAAATGTTCCGTAAACAACTTGACGAAGGTCTTGCAGGAGACAACGTAGGTGTCCTTCTTCGTGGTGTTCAACGTGACGAAATCGAACGTGGACAAGTTATCGCTAAACCAGGTTCAATCAACCCACACACTAAATTCAAAGGTGAAGTTTACATCCTTACTAAAGAAGAAGGTGGACGTCACACTCCATTCTTCAACAACTACCGTCCACAATTCTACTTCCGTACTACTGACGTTACAGGTTCAATCGAACTTCCAGCAGGTACTGAAATGGTAATGCCAGGTGATAACGTGACAATCGACGTTGAGTTGATCCACCCAATCGCCGTAGAACAAGGTACTACATTCTCTATCCGTGAGGGTGGACGTACTGTTGGTTCAGGTATGGTTACAGAAATCGAAGCTTAA
- a CDS encoding glutamate-5-semialdehyde dehydrogenase, with protein sequence MVSTQEQFEQVQAVKKSINTASETVKNQALLAMADHLLAATEEILAANVLDMEAAKGKISDVMLDRLYLDAGRIEAMATGIRDVVALPDPIGEVLERSQLENGLVITKKRVAMGVIGIIYESRPNVTSDAAALALKSGNAVVLRSGKDAYQTAHAIVTALKKGLETTTIHPDVIQLVEDTSRESSYAMMKAKGYLDLLIPRGGAGLINAVVENAIVPVIETGTGIVHVYVDKDADEDKALSIINNAKTSRPSVCNAMEVLLVHQDKAASFLPRLEQVLVADRKEAGLEPIQLRLDEKASQFISGIAAEPQDFDTEFLDYVLAVKVVSSLEEAVEHIEVHSTHHSDAIVTENADAIAYFTDQVDSAAVYVNASTRFTDGGQFGLGCEMGISTQKLHARGPMGLKELTSYKYVVTGDGQIRE encoded by the coding sequence ATGGTAAGTACACAAGAACAATTTGAACAGGTACAGGCTGTTAAAAAGTCGATTAACACAGCTAGTGAAACAGTAAAAAACCAAGCCTTGCTAGCCATGGCTGATCACTTATTAGCAGCTACTGAAGAGATTTTAGCAGCTAATGTCCTTGATATGGAAGCAGCAAAGGGTAAAATATCAGATGTTATGCTGGATCGTCTTTATTTGGATGCAGGGCGTATAGAAGCTATGGCAACAGGCATTCGTGATGTAGTTGCTTTACCAGATCCAATCGGTGAAGTCCTAGAAAGAAGTCAGCTTGAAAATGGTTTGGTCATTACTAAGAAGCGTGTGGCTATGGGTGTTATTGGCATTATCTATGAAAGTCGTCCAAATGTGACGTCTGATGCAGCTGCCCTTGCTCTCAAGAGTGGAAATGCGGTTGTTCTTCGGAGCGGTAAGGATGCCTACCAAACAGCTCATGCCATTGTCACAGCCTTGAAGAAGGGCTTGGAGACAACGACTATTCATCCAGATGTCATTCAATTAGTAGAAGATACTAGCCGTGAAAGTAGTTATGCCATGATGAAGGCTAAGGGTTATCTAGATCTTCTTATTCCTCGCGGAGGTGCCGGGTTAATTAATGCTGTCGTTGAGAATGCAATTGTGCCAGTTATCGAAACAGGTACAGGGATTGTTCATGTCTACGTTGACAAAGATGCGGATGAAGACAAGGCACTGTCTATTATCAATAACGCTAAAACTAGTCGTCCTTCAGTCTGCAATGCCATGGAAGTGCTGCTTGTTCATCAAGACAAGGCGGCAAGCTTCCTTCCTCGCTTGGAGCAAGTTCTGGTTGCCGATCGAAAAGAAGCTGGACTGGAACCGATTCAATTGCGTCTAGATGAGAAAGCTAGTCAATTTATTTCTGGGATAGCAGCGGAGCCACAAGATTTTGACACTGAGTTTTTAGACTATGTCCTAGCTGTAAAAGTAGTTTCTAGTCTTGAGGAAGCTGTAGAGCATATAGAAGTCCATAGCACCCATCATTCGGATGCGATTGTGACTGAAAATGCTGATGCTATAGCTTACTTTACAGATCAAGTAGACTCGGCAGCGGTTTATGTCAATGCTTCGACTCGTTTTACAGATGGTGGCCAATTTGGTCTAGGTTGTGAAATGGGGATTTCTACTCAAAAATTGCATGCTCGTGGTCCAATGGGCTTGAAGGAATTGACCAGCTACAAATATGTGGTTACTGGTGACGGACAGATAAGGGAGTAA
- the trmFO gene encoding methylenetetrahydrofolate--tRNA-(uracil(54)-C(5))-methyltransferase (FADH(2)-oxidizing) TrmFO: MSQSYINVIGAGLAGSEAAYQIAERGIPVKLYEMRGVKSTPQHKTDNFAELVCSNSLRGDALTNAVGLLKEEMRRLGSLILESAEATRVPAGGALAVDRDGFSQMVTEKIANHPLIEVVRDEITELPTDVITVVATGPLTSDALAEKIHALNGGDGFYFYDAAAPIVDVNTINMNKVYLKSRYDKGEAAYLNAPMTKQEFMDFHEALVNAEEAPLNSFEKEKYFEGCMPIEVMAKRGIKTMLYGPMKPVGLEYPDDYTGPRDGDFKTPYAVVQLRQDNAAGSLYNIVGFQTHLKWGEQKRVFQMIPGLENAEFVRYGVMHRNSYMDSPNLLEQTYRSKKQPNLFFAGQMTGVEGYVESAASGLVAGINAARIFKGESPAIFPETTAIGSLAHYITHADSKHFQPMNVNFGIIKELEGDRIRDKKARYEKIAERALADLENFLSV; the protein is encoded by the coding sequence GTGTCTCAATCTTATATCAATGTTATCGGTGCGGGATTGGCGGGTTCTGAAGCAGCCTACCAAATCGCAGAGCGTGGTATTCCAGTTAAACTTTATGAAATGCGTGGTGTCAAGTCAACACCACAACACAAAACTGACAATTTTGCAGAATTAGTGTGTTCTAATTCCTTGCGTGGGGATGCTCTTACAAATGCTGTCGGCCTCCTCAAAGAAGAAATGCGTCGCCTAGGTTCTCTTATCTTGGAATCTGCTGAAGCAACCCGTGTTCCTGCAGGTGGTGCTCTCGCGGTGGACCGTGACGGTTTTTCTCAAATGGTTACTGAAAAGATTGCCAACCATCCCTTGATTGAGGTCGTTCGTGACGAAATTACAGAATTGCCAACGGATGTTATTACAGTTGTGGCGACTGGTCCCTTGACTAGCGATGCACTTGCTGAGAAAATTCATGCTCTTAATGGTGGTGACGGTTTTTATTTCTACGATGCTGCAGCGCCTATTGTGGATGTTAATACGATTAATATGAATAAGGTTTATCTCAAATCTCGTTATGATAAGGGAGAAGCAGCCTATCTCAATGCTCCTATGACCAAGCAAGAGTTTATGGATTTCCATGAAGCCTTGGTCAATGCAGAAGAAGCTCCGTTGAATTCTTTCGAAAAAGAAAAATATTTTGAAGGATGCATGCCAATCGAAGTCATGGCTAAACGGGGTATCAAAACCATGCTCTATGGTCCTATGAAACCAGTTGGTTTGGAGTATCCAGACGATTACACAGGTCCTCGTGATGGAGACTTTAAAACTCCTTATGCGGTCGTTCAGCTTCGTCAGGACAATGCTGCAGGTAGTCTTTATAACATCGTTGGTTTCCAAACTCACCTTAAATGGGGAGAACAAAAGCGTGTCTTCCAAATGATTCCAGGTCTTGAAAATGCAGAGTTTGTCCGTTATGGAGTCATGCACCGCAATTCTTACATGGATTCACCAAATCTTCTTGAGCAGACATACCGTTCTAAGAAACAGCCAAATCTATTCTTCGCTGGTCAGATGACGGGTGTGGAAGGCTATGTTGAGTCAGCGGCATCAGGTCTAGTAGCTGGTATTAACGCAGCTCGTATTTTCAAGGGAGAAAGTCCTGCTATTTTCCCAGAGACAACAGCAATTGGAAGTCTAGCTCATTACATCACCCATGCTGATAGTAAACACTTCCAACCAATGAACGTCAATTTCGGAATTATCAAGGAATTGGAAGGCGACCGCATTCGTGATAAGAAGGCTCGTTATGAAAAAATTGCAGAGCGTGCCTTGGCTGATTTGGAAAACTTTTTATCCGTTTAA
- the yabA gene encoding DNA replication initiation control protein YabA: protein MNKKELFDALDDFSQQLLVTLADVEAIKKNLKSLVEENTALRLENDKLRERLGEVEETAPAKTKHVRENVRRIYEDGFHVCRDFYGQRREQDAECMFCDELLFRE, encoded by the coding sequence ATGAATAAAAAAGAATTATTTGATGCTTTAGATGACTTTTCACAGCAATTGTTGGTAACCTTGGCAGACGTCGAAGCCATCAAAAAAAATCTCAAGAGTCTGGTAGAGGAAAATACAGCTCTTCGTTTAGAAAATGATAAACTGAGAGAACGTTTGGGAGAGGTTGAGGAGACAGCTCCAGCCAAAACGAAACATGTAAGGGAAAATGTCCGTCGCATTTATGAGGACGGTTTTCATGTTTGCCGTGACTTTTATGGTCAACGTCGAGAGCAAGATGCGGAATGCATGTTTTGTGATGAATTGTTATTTAGGGAGTAA